Part of the Falco biarmicus isolate bFalBia1 chromosome 4, bFalBia1.pri, whole genome shotgun sequence genome, CTATAGCGCTTCTTGGGCTACAAGCCTACAATTTAGGTTTATCTCCTCCCAAATTGTTCATCATAACTATGACGCTATGCAGATACACATTTTCATTCCCACAATTCCTATATTTATCCTTCTgtataagtaaataaaaaactggaaaatgcaggtagaacaaacAATATTGTTCTAAATGACCGCATGTATCAAGTAGAGTGATGGTGCTCATCTTTGCGGGCTAAGTCTCCCACAAAGCAAGAGCCCTGCAGTTTGGGAGGCCAGAAAAGCCCCACAATCCGCATAGGAACTGAAGGGCTCCAGTGATGTGTGGGATTACATAATGGACTTAATAGCCCTAGTTACTGGGACAAGGATTAAGCCTCCAGTGTTCATAACGGACTAGATGAAGTATACCGcaaaactttcttaaaaaaaggagaggcaTTCAGAGGAAGCAAAACAGTATTATTTCCCTTCTTGGCTTAGTCAGCAATGAGGAAAAGGAGTGGCTGAGCCAGAAGGACCTTGTTTACCCTCCCCATGTGTGATACACACAAGGAGCCCCTGACAAAGTAAGATGCTGACATCAACTTTTGAACTCTATGTTTACAAATACACTGTTGTAACTCAGCAGTTCCTAGtagcttctgcttttgcagtagTCTGAAGTAAAATCCTCTCTCTGCAAAGGCTAGAACTGTTTATATAAGCTCATGGCTGTTTGAAAGCTATGCCCTGCTATGCACCACATTCTCGTATGCTGTGCCCTACTACCTTACGGTGCAGCGAGACCACACTCACCTGGTACTTACTGTCTTGATGCTGGCTCAGCAACTGGCTTCTGCACTCCAAAGGCAGtgataaaaatattcacaaCTACTATAATGAATACTAGTCCAGTTGCAAGGTTGTTGAGGAAATCCAGCTTTCCATGTTTTGCCGGGTTGTTAAGGTCATATTTTACTTCaaagataaatggaaaaaaaatttaaattacatGTATATTTCAAAATCCAGAATAAAACTTCACTACTCATATAGTTCAAGAATTTCTCTTACATGGAGCTATTTGCATCAGTCATACTTAAAAGGGAAGTAAGATTCTGCAGCGTCAGTAAAAGCGCTAAGGAGATCTTAAACCACAAAGAGCCTATTAGCTTCCAGTAATTAGCATCTAATCTCTGTGGGTGCAGATGATAAGTAATGGATACACAAACGTTACCAGAAACCTTCTGAGTTCTTgatcttttgaaaacagttttgttgcagactttaagcatttaaaaaaatatttcagtcttgaACACACGAAGCTTGAAGCCCTGACAGGATGGAATGCAGTTAAATTTCTACAGTTAAAAGGCTACAGGTTCTTTGCAGACAGCCACATTGCTTCACCAGCGCTGGATATTTTTTGTACTGGTGcctttcctttcccagctgtACTCCCTGTTTTTGCAGGGATTCTGGTTTTAGAAAGCAAGGGCATTATATCTGCTAAACAGAGGAAGACTTCAAAGCAGTGTAGCTGCAGCCCTTCTTACAGAGAGCATCAGCtatgtaaacattttctttcgTTTCTTGCAGTTGTTCCTTGGTTGAACTACTAATGGGAGTGAGGGAGGAACACACAAGGGAGATAGTAGTAATTTAGTTTAAGCTTTGATTCCAGGCCTTGTGAAAACATATACATCAGTTACAATGGACTGATGATAGACTTGATGATAGACTGAAGCATGTGCTTACATAGGACAGTAAGAAGTCTGCGGCACTTGTCTGGCATCATGCAGAAACCCaagattttcctttgtttgttcTCCTGCAACAAGAGCTCTGCAACTCTGTCTGAGTGCTAAATTTCTTTGATGCTGGTGGGATGAGTGCTTATGACTTCTGGAGCGTGTTTTGAGAATGTTTTTTGTCTGTTAAGACTCCTAGTTCTTAAATGCATAGATCACTGGAGCTTGTGTCTGCATGTACAGGACATGTGGGAGAAAGTTTTTACCTGACAAGTTTATATAGCAACATAAACAAACAACTTGGAGGTTCTTCTGATAGGCACATACATCGATGTGTAGTTTAAGACTCTACTACATGAGACAAACTTTGTCGTTTGCTTTTAACATAATGACCCTGTCAACACTGCAGAACTTGACCACAGAACCAAGACTCGCTCGCTTGCTGAAGCAGTTAAGCAGAAGTGGTGGCAAACACTCTTGTGATGCTGAAGTATTAAAAGCCACTTGGTGTTCACTTGGTGTCCCTAATCAGGAAGACTAACGCTGTTTTGATTTCAAGGAATTCTGGGCCCCTGCTCGAGTTCTGCTTGCTAAAGCAGTGCAGTGAAACATCACAGGCCAGTCAAAGCACTGAAGAACAGTGTGGGGGAACTATCTGAGAAGCATAAGCTACTGCACACCTGTGTAGCCGTGACATAATTTAAGCTCAGCAGTACTTAACCCTGAAAATGAGTATATACATGTCTGTAAAGCATCTGGAGCTACACAGCTGTTTGCATACCAGCAGTACCTGGAAGGACTCTAGTACTGTCATGTGAAcgaagaaaaataaacaaaatggaaTAATTAATCCTTAAGTAcggaagaaaagcatttcagacacttggtttaaaacagaaaaggcaataATGGCCTAATGTGTCTTGTGAGTTAAAAAAACATATGCTTAGAGGACGACTGACACTTTCAGAGTTGTCCCTTTGTCCAAATAAGGTCAGAGAAGCCAAGTATTGCTTGTCAGTTCAGGCGGTGCTCTAAATTTTGAAGTAGAATTGCAGTAATCCTATCTTTGTGATTATAGTACTTAAGATGAGGGTGTTTGTGAAAATGCTCTTAAGAACAGTTACtctttaagtattttattataGTGGGATTAGATTACTATGATTTCATGCCACTTAAACTATTTCAAGacattctttgctttttttccaaaaagttaAGATGATCAAATCACTTTCAAGGACAAGTTTGCTGAAcatttttccaaatgcttttgtGAAAGGCTCttttgaaggagaaagagcTTTTAATCCATAGTAGAGAACTGGGAGAACTGGTAGCTCCTGGGCATAAAACTCTTATCTCAGGGAAAGAAACTGGATGGTTGCATTTCTGTTTGGACTTGTGAAAGCTtgaaagaagcagaattttGTGGGTGCACAGAAAGGCAAACTGTTCCTGCAGGCCAAAACTAGCAAACACACATCATAAAAACCAACTTCTCGCTGTGATGACAGCGTCTTTGTACGTTCATACCCCATTTCCTGTCTTCAAAACTCTTGACCTCAGCACGACAGGACAGCATTGCCTCCCTATAAGCCGAGGCTTTGTCACCCTCGGCACGCCAAACCTACAGCCACTGCTGACTGCACAGCACAGGCCGAACCGCTGATGAATCTCACTGTTCGCTAAGCGGTCTGTGACCTCTGCCTCAGCCAGCTTTGGGCTTCTGGGTACTCTCTTTACTCTCAATGGGACAAAGATAAAAATTAGAGATGGAAACCACTTTGGCAACACCAGGCAGAACCAAGCATTAAAAAGCAATGTCTCAGCATATCTGAGAAATTATTGCCCAACAGAAATCAGGAAACTTATTTACAGCCTCACAGCCTGTTTAACTAAAACAACCACCAGGGAGATGCCTTCAAGCAACATATCAGCGTTTTGCTGATTTTCTCATAACTCTTTTTCTCACTTTCCCTAGTATTATCAGGttgattttttccatttcctttctggAATCTCCTCCAAGCCAGGACCTGGATTTTGCTCTTGTACCAACTCTACCAAATGCAGAGACAGCTGTATTCTtttgtaaggaagaaaaaagctacGTCAGCTGCTTAGTAATATTACAAGCCTTATGTATCCTGGATTCCTAGGGACTTCCTCCTTGAagagaaagttgtttttttgaTTGTGCTACAAAATAGAACACTGAAAGACTAACAGAGATTACAAAGGTAGTACCTATAATTTAGTAAATGCCGTGTGCAAATTCTGGCTACCACCCTCAAGGCTTTACATTTACGGTAGACTTAAGATCTGTCATATAGTAACATTAAAGGGAAAGATCTGAAAAATGTTACAAGAATAAATGATCCGATATCACTAGCAAAAGAAGCGATCCATAGCTGGTTCCTACCAGTGAAGGTGTTTACTGCAGTGAGTAACGGGGTTCAACTGGTGTTGAAACCTAAACATTTCATTGATTTCCACAGGTATCTTTGACAGACTCTCCAAAGTTACAGTCTAGGGTTTTGGGTGCTGCTAATGAATGTCACATGCTTTCAGCAACATTGTGAAGTGCCCCTGgattctttttgcattttgccTTGCAAAAGCATGGGGGAAAATATCACAGTAGGTTAAGATAGCAAAGAGAAGTATTGAAGACTTCTTTAAGGTCAAAATAGAAAACTCAGATTTCCAGAAGTGTGTTGTGGAGTTTTAGTTGGGCTTTTCTGGGTAATTCATGCTCACTTAGTGATGACATAGTTTTAGAAATGAGCCTGGTTCTACAGCTACTTAGATTAATATTCTGCTTTACAGAATAAGGCAGGGTGTATAGGACATACATATGCTACTAATTGAGCATTACTAACTTAAAATACCTAATTTTTAGTGATAAGTACTGATTCTTGTGCCTCACAGCATCATACCTTCTAATACTGAACAGTGGAACCTCTATTTTTGAGAACAACAAAGATGCTGCATTGAATTTCTAGGAATCTGAAGGTCAAACAAATAAGACGGaaaggggagagcagggaaggcacagagcagggaaCTACTCCTACAGCTGTCTCATTACCTGTGTCCAAAGCAGGTACTAACACAACTCCTATCTGAATTCATTCTCTTGAAATGATTTCTAGCATATGTTAAAGGCATTGCATCACATTTCTTCCGTAGAAGGTAGAAAATGTTTCCCTAGTGATAAGCAGAATTCAAAATAGTCTGTCTGAAGTCCCAGGATGCTACTCAGACTGTGTTTTCATATTATATGCAATTTCAAATTTTTTGACTGAAGTCATATTATGTGGATAATAGATATCGTGAAATCTTGCTCCAAgtagcttatttttctttttaactttaatTTCAGCTCAACACaggtttaaaaattaacaataaCAAGACCATTTCTACCATTCCCCATTTAGAGATTTAGGATGCTTTGAATAatttttctacatttaaaactaaggtggtttttttttcttcattattcaaACCTTTGATTGCAGAAACACCAACAAACTGAAGACAATACACTACACCAACATGAAGATGAACATTTCAACTTccacttctgggttttttttatggtcACAGTATTTTCTTATAAATATAATACATTTTGGTCATAAGATTAAGTAACAGGTCTTGCCAGAAACAGTATTATGAAACTGGGCAGGCTGCATGATCCTAGCTAGTCtattaatgtttcttttacagtatttcataatgttccttcctcctcagaccttctgaaaagaaaaatattcatacTCTGGGCAAATGCATACGAGGAAGTGGATCAAAATTGAAGATGCCACATAAAGCCGCCCTTGCTCCTTTTGTTACAATATTTCTCTGGTCTTAGGAGAAAACTTCAAGACTTACAAACataatagctttttaaaaataaatggggaCCCTATATACCATCTTAGAGGTTGCACCCTGTAAGAAAAATACGTGTCAATGGTTCTCACTGTTGCTACATACCAAGGAATATCAGGAGCACTCCCACCATAACTTGCAGTGTGAGCGACAGGCTGATAAGAACAATAAGTGGGatgtagaaggaaaaagaaggtcCTTGCTCCATCACGGCCTTCAGCTGGGATGCATTGGCCATCAGCAGGGCAATGTCCAACATGCTTTCTGCAGCGCTCTTCTTATTTGCATAGTGGTTTATATTCATGGGTCCATTCCTCTGAAACCACTGTGATGTTCTTTGCTAAAattgggaaagagaaagaagattATTCACATCTCTTTTAATTGGTGTAGTGAGCAAGAGATCTCTTGGCCCATCAACTGATTTCTGTGATCATAATGAGTAATAGCAGTACTGAGACTATCCGTGCATCTTTTTCACAGTTACCACTGTCCTCCATCTGACAAGAGAGCAGCAAATACTGTCTGCACTGCATTTTGGCAGATACACTTTTTCCAACTTGTAGGATCAGTCTACACAGTCAGTATGCTTCTAccctgggaaaaggaaaaattgaaaaagctgaaaagttgCACTGAGAAAAGttggagggaaaaaacactgtaaaacaaTCAAGCAAACAACAGACTGTTGTAACTAATATACTCTTAAAGCtatacttaaaaatacaaatatttattaaatacacCCTCTACCATGTCACATCTATGTAGTTGCTTAATTACTCATGAGCCTTATTTTGAGGATTTATGTGGAAGGTGGCAAGTGTATGAGCTTTGCTTgacttcttttcctgctgtttcttaCTCTGCCATGCCACTGTCCGGGTCCATCCATCCAGAGTGAACTGTTTTTCCACTTAAGTATCATATGATCTGAGGTTGTCAAGTACTGCTCaattaaaagggaaactttttttcccattttcacaTCAGGAGGTGTTGGTcgtttttttttaactcccctgcaaacaaacagaaaaattaaaaacatctgcAGGGCAAACTAAAGCTAGTTAACCTGGTGGGATGAATAAAATGGGAATTTCCTGAAGATAACTCATGTGACCCGACTTGAAATTTGACAGCTTGTCTCTCAGAGGTGCCTATTTCTCTACTGATTACATGCAGTTTAGGGTATCTAGGTTAGACTGACACCTAACTCCACGAAGAAAGAGTAGATATCCCTTTTTTTGGCAGTCTCTGAACAGTTAGGAACTTCATTCTCACTGCTCTTACTTCTagactttattttcaaaaataatagaCAAATATATTAAGAGAAGCTTATTCTGACATCTTTAAACTTGCTTCTTAGAGACTTCTTTACCACACAAATGTGTTTCTGCTTGccagaaaatactgtgaaaaacaGTCTTGCCTTGAAGGTTAGGTCAAATGCAGAAAACGCCCTCTCATTTCTCTCTTCAGCAGCACTAATAACTATCAGATTTCCAACTCCAAAGCAGGTTTGCCCTATCCAGACCTAAGAGTGCCCTTTTAAATAGGACAGATATTGATGCATACAGCAAACACATTGCCAGTTTTTCCAGGGCATTCAAACACCAAACTTGACCTATTTTCACCAGACATGTTGTAATCAACCACGGCCTAAATATTTTACTGAGTGAAAAATGTcatggggcagcagcagacttttttttctgtgaagagaaGGAAGCCATGTAATTGTAGCTTCACACAGACAGCTTCTTTACTGACACCAAGCTCCTGAGAAGAAAATGGCTCTGAGGTAGATACTGACTTCAGTCAGGAAGAAATGGACACtcatttggttttgtctgtatCCTACTATCTAAAAATGCAATTTGACTGGGGAACCTGTCCCACATTTGTCACCTCATCTCTCCCCGAGGAGAGCCTCCCCTTCCCACTCCCCTGCCCCATTAAACCACTACAGCATTTggatgcttcagaaaaaataccGTAATTCTAGTTTACCATCCACCAGAAACACTGAACCAGGTGTGGATGTTCATTTCCTTATGGAAAGCAGCATGGAATATGTGCTGGCAGTACTAAGCAGAAAAATCCAGACTAATGTTTTTCACCATTTATTGTACAGTAAAAagccaaacacacacatttagCTCTTGGCTACCTAATTCTAGCAGTGTAAGAGGGGATGGGGAACTATGTGTGTAATAGAAGGATTCAATTTCTGGGCATGAATTTAAAAGCAACTCCTCGCAGTAGACTGTAGAAATAATACAGTCTACTTTGTCACAAGCTCATAACAAAGGAAGTTTTTTCCTACTAGGAAACTCCTCCCTgtgaaaaccacaaaaaattctttgaaatatCTACTGGGTCTATGAAGCTGCAAGTATGTAACACAGGCAAAAACTACATGGGGAGCTGTGACTCCGTTCTTAATCCTTACAGAAGGGGACTGCAGTGAAAACATGATGCCTGGTGactggtttctttgttttcacttgATGTAGGAATGTGATCATGTTTGACatgggtttactttttttttttttttaactatacaAAAAGAGTAAATAACCTGGGCTACATCTTCCTTTCAGTTACATCTGTGACTACGTGATATAAGACAGTTTCTACATAAACAACAGaacacaatgttttctttttcctggggAAACATACTTTCAGGAGCTTGCTGTTTGCTAATCTTCTGTATAGGCAAGTTGCAGGTGGAAATAGCAGGCGATGGCAATTGAACTGCAGTGGAAGCAAAGGTTTTGAGTCACTTAACTCCAACAAATGGAGAAGTATTCTCAAAGTAGGGTGCTGCTAAGGCAAAACTTTTTATTCTTGGAATGAAAACTCAGCTGTTTACTATGTTTAGATTctaaaaaatggcattttactCTGTTAAGAGGCTTTCAGCCGCCGCTTCTGAAAGCGGACCAGCTCAGAACTGGAACTTGGCATA contains:
- the NINJ1 gene encoding ninjurin-1 isoform X1, which translates into the protein MDSGSETYELNGQAEGAEPAVAERQRTSQWFQRNGPMNINHYANKKSAAESMLDIALLMANASQLKAVMEQGPSFSFYIPLIVLISLSLTLQVMVGVLLIFLVKYDLNNPAKHGKLDFLNNLATGLVFIIVVVNIFITAFGVQKPVAEPASRQDLKHSF
- the NINJ1 gene encoding ninjurin-1 isoform X2, whose protein sequence is MDSGSETYELNGQAEGAEPAVAERQRTSQWFQRNGPMNINHYANKKSAAESMLDIALLMANASQLKAVMEQGPSFSFYIPLIVLISLSLTLQVMVGVLLIFLVKYDLNNPAKHGKLDFLNNLATGLVFIIVVVNIFITAFGVQKPVAEPASRQ